Proteins encoded together in one Mycobacterium sp. MS1601 window:
- a CDS encoding PhoH family protein codes for MTNSLVRTYVLDTSVLLSDPWACTRFAEHEVIVPLVVISELEAKRHHHELGWFARQALRMFDDLRLEHGRLDQPIPVGTQGGTLQVELNHSDPSVLPMGFRTETNDARILTCAANLAAEGKLVTLVSKDIPLRVKAGAVGLAADEYHAQDVVTSGWTGMAELDVAAEDIDSMFTDGEIDLESARDLPCHTGVRLLGGSSSALGRVNPDKRVQLVRGDREVFGLRGRSAEQRVALDLLLDESVGIVSLGGKAGTGKSALALCAGLEAVLERRTQRKVVVFRPLYAVGGQDLGYLPGSESDKMGPWAQAVFDTLEGLASPAVLEEVLSRGMLEVLPLTHIRGRSLHDSFVIVDEAQSLERNVLLTVLSRLGSGSRVVLTHDVAQRDNLRVGRHDGVAAVIEKLKGHPLFAHITLLRSERSPIAALVTEMLEEISPGALP; via the coding sequence GTGACAAATTCGCTGGTTCGGACGTACGTGCTCGACACGTCTGTTTTGCTCTCGGATCCCTGGGCCTGCACCAGGTTTGCCGAACATGAAGTAATAGTGCCGCTGGTGGTGATCAGCGAGTTGGAAGCCAAACGCCATCACCATGAATTGGGCTGGTTCGCCCGCCAGGCACTGCGCATGTTCGACGATCTCCGACTGGAGCACGGACGCCTCGACCAGCCCATTCCTGTTGGGACACAGGGTGGCACGTTGCAAGTCGAACTGAACCACAGCGATCCCAGCGTGTTGCCGATGGGTTTTCGGACCGAGACCAACGACGCCCGTATCCTCACCTGCGCAGCCAATCTGGCCGCTGAGGGCAAGCTCGTCACCTTGGTCAGCAAGGACATCCCGCTGCGCGTCAAGGCCGGCGCGGTGGGGCTGGCGGCCGACGAGTACCACGCCCAGGACGTGGTGACCTCGGGCTGGACCGGGATGGCAGAACTGGACGTGGCCGCCGAGGACATCGACAGCATGTTCACCGACGGCGAGATCGACCTGGAGTCGGCGCGAGATCTGCCGTGCCACACCGGCGTTCGGTTGCTGGGCGGCAGCTCCAGCGCGCTGGGCCGCGTGAATCCCGACAAGCGTGTGCAGTTGGTCCGTGGTGACCGCGAAGTGTTCGGCCTCCGGGGAAGGTCGGCCGAACAGCGCGTGGCACTGGATCTGCTGCTCGACGAGTCGGTGGGCATCGTGTCCCTCGGCGGCAAGGCGGGTACCGGCAAGTCGGCTCTGGCGCTGTGCGCGGGCCTGGAGGCGGTGCTCGAGCGCCGCACCCAGCGCAAGGTCGTGGTGTTCCGGCCGCTGTACGCGGTGGGCGGCCAGGATCTCGGCTACCTGCCCGGCAGCGAGAGCGACAAGATGGGGCCCTGGGCGCAGGCCGTTTTCGACACCCTCGAGGGTCTGGCCAGCCCGGCCGTGCTCGAAGAGGTGCTCAGCCGCGGCATGCTGGAAGTGCTGCCGCTGACCCACATTCGCGGCCGGTCACTGCACGACTCGTTTGTGATCGTCGACGAAGCGCAGTCGCTGGAGCGCAACGTGCTGCTGACCGTGCTCTCCCGCCTGGGCAGTGGTTCGCGGGTGGTGCTCACCCACGACGTGGCCCAGCGCGACAACCTGCGGGTGGGCCGGCACGACGGTGTGGCCGCGGTGATCGAGAAGCTGAAGGGGCACCCGCTGTTCGCGCACATCACCCTGCTGCGCAGCGAGCGGTCGCCGATCGCCGCCCTGGTCACCGAGATGCTGGAGGAGATCAGCCCCGGCGCGCTGCCGTGA
- the glpX gene encoding class II fructose-bisphosphatase — protein MSAPSEQPTRRREAPDRNLALELVRVTEAGAMAAGRWVGRGDKEGGDGAAVDAMRELVNSVSMRGVVVIGEGEKDNAPMLYNGEEVGNGDGPDCDFAVDPVDGTTLMSKGMPNAISVLAVAERGAMFDPSAVFYMHKIAVGPDVADFIDITSPIAANIQRIAKVRKASVADVTVCILDRPRHAKLMDEVRQAGARIRLISDGDVAGAISACRPDSGTDMLVGIGGTPEGIIAAAAIRCMGGAIQAKLAPTDDDERQKAIDRGYDLDRVLSTEDLVSGENVFFCATGVTDGDLLKGVRFFGGGCTTQSIVMRSKSGTVRMIEAYHRLSKLNEYSAVNFTGDKTAAHPLP, from the coding sequence ATGAGTGCACCGTCCGAGCAGCCCACCCGCCGCCGCGAAGCCCCTGACCGCAACCTCGCCCTCGAACTGGTGCGTGTCACCGAGGCCGGCGCCATGGCCGCAGGCCGCTGGGTGGGACGCGGAGACAAGGAAGGCGGCGACGGCGCGGCCGTCGACGCCATGCGTGAGCTGGTCAATTCGGTGTCGATGCGCGGCGTGGTGGTGATCGGTGAGGGCGAGAAGGACAACGCCCCGATGCTCTACAACGGCGAAGAGGTGGGCAACGGCGACGGGCCGGACTGCGACTTCGCCGTCGACCCGGTGGACGGCACCACGCTGATGAGCAAGGGCATGCCGAATGCCATCTCGGTGCTCGCGGTGGCCGAACGCGGGGCGATGTTCGACCCGTCGGCCGTGTTCTACATGCACAAGATCGCCGTCGGGCCCGACGTCGCGGACTTCATCGACATCACCTCGCCCATCGCGGCGAACATCCAGCGCATCGCGAAGGTGCGCAAGGCGTCGGTCGCCGACGTCACGGTGTGCATCCTGGACCGGCCCCGGCACGCCAAGCTGATGGACGAGGTGCGTCAGGCCGGCGCCCGCATCCGGCTGATCTCCGACGGTGACGTCGCCGGTGCCATCTCGGCCTGCCGGCCGGACTCGGGCACCGACATGCTCGTCGGCATCGGCGGTACGCCGGAGGGCATCATCGCCGCAGCCGCCATTCGCTGCATGGGTGGCGCCATCCAGGCGAAGCTGGCCCCCACCGACGACGACGAGCGCCAGAAGGCCATCGACCGCGGCTACGACCTGGATCGGGTGCTGAGCACCGAGGACCTGGTCTCGGGTGAGAACGTCTTCTTCTGCGCCACCGGCGTCACCGACGGTGACCTGCTCAAGGGCGTGCGGTTCTTCGGCGGCGGCTGCACCACGCAGTCCATCGTGATGCGCTCCAAGTCGGGCACCGTCCGCATGATCGAGGCCTACCACCGGCTGTCCAAACTCAACGAGTACTCCGCGGTGAACTTCACCGGGGACAAGACCGCCGCCCATCCACTTCCGTAA
- a CDS encoding dienelactone hydrolase family protein: MSAPEADLTGWTCAPFTGGGYTHDVYRKGAGPGVVLIPEMPGLHPGVLALGNHLVDNGFTVAAPSLFGTPGRPALHPSAVPTLVRGCIAKEFSAFATDKQRPVAMFLRALARDLNANTPGKGVGVIGQCFTGGFALAAAVDESVLAPVLSQPSLPLPLTPKQRRDPGVSEGELEIISQRAATEGLCALGLRFSEDWMSPGDRFVSLKKRLGDAFEVIEINSGPGNSGGFSRAAHSVLTDQVREVDGHPAYEARKRVVEFLVERLG, from the coding sequence GTGAGCGCACCCGAAGCCGATCTGACGGGCTGGACGTGCGCGCCGTTCACGGGCGGCGGCTACACCCACGACGTCTACCGCAAGGGTGCGGGCCCGGGAGTGGTGCTGATCCCGGAGATGCCGGGATTGCATCCCGGTGTCCTGGCGCTGGGAAACCACCTCGTCGACAACGGGTTCACCGTGGCGGCCCCGTCGCTGTTCGGTACCCCGGGGCGTCCGGCGCTGCACCCGTCGGCGGTGCCGACCCTGGTGCGGGGCTGCATCGCCAAGGAGTTCTCCGCATTCGCGACCGACAAACAGCGGCCGGTGGCCATGTTCCTGCGCGCGCTGGCCCGCGACCTGAACGCGAACACGCCGGGCAAGGGAGTCGGCGTCATCGGACAGTGCTTCACCGGTGGGTTCGCGTTGGCGGCCGCAGTCGACGAGAGCGTGCTGGCGCCGGTGCTGAGTCAGCCGTCGCTGCCACTGCCGCTGACGCCGAAGCAGCGCCGCGATCCCGGGGTCTCCGAAGGTGAGCTGGAGATCATCTCCCAACGCGCCGCCACCGAGGGGCTCTGCGCGCTGGGCCTACGGTTCAGTGAGGACTGGATGAGCCCTGGGGACCGTTTCGTCAGTTTGAAGAAGCGACTGGGCGACGCCTTCGAGGTCATCGAAATCAATTCGGGCCCAGGCAATTCCGGCGGGTTCTCGAGGGCAGCCCATTCGGTGCTCACCGATCAGGTGCGTGAGGTCGACGGACACCCGGCCTACGAGGCGCGAAAACGCGTCGTCGAATTTCTGGTCGAACGGCTCGGCTAA
- a CDS encoding acyl-ACP desaturase: protein MAETPVANTLTLELEPVVAENYQRHVDSAHEWFAHDYVPFDQGKNFAFLGGTDWDQSEVTLPKHIVDALEILLITKDNLAAYHRELVEHFILEWKWGRWLGRWTAEEHLHAVVLRNYLVVTRNCDPTANEDVRVEHVMKGYRADQFSQIETLVFMALFEREHAVFCRRLAEQIEDPVLKGMVEKIAIDEERHELFFSNLVRWCLEFDDVETIRAIAARAAALQVPGADIDAYADKRALVADSGIFGPDQLRQVISDEIVALGLGDEPQLAEFVTR from the coding sequence ATGGCTGAAACACCTGTCGCCAACACCCTGACGCTGGAGCTCGAGCCGGTTGTTGCGGAGAACTACCAGCGACACGTCGACTCCGCCCATGAGTGGTTCGCCCACGACTACGTGCCCTTCGACCAGGGCAAGAACTTCGCGTTCCTCGGTGGCACCGACTGGGACCAATCCGAGGTCACGCTACCCAAGCACATCGTCGACGCCCTCGAGATCCTGCTCATCACCAAGGACAACCTCGCCGCCTACCACCGCGAACTCGTCGAGCACTTCATCCTGGAGTGGAAGTGGGGCCGCTGGCTGGGCCGGTGGACCGCCGAGGAGCACCTGCACGCCGTGGTGCTCCGCAACTACCTGGTGGTCACCCGCAACTGCGATCCCACCGCCAACGAGGATGTGCGCGTCGAGCACGTCATGAAGGGCTACCGGGCCGACCAGTTCAGCCAGATCGAGACCCTGGTGTTCATGGCGCTGTTCGAGCGCGAACACGCTGTGTTCTGTCGCCGGCTGGCCGAGCAGATCGAGGACCCGGTGCTCAAGGGCATGGTCGAGAAAATTGCGATCGACGAGGAACGTCACGAGCTGTTCTTCTCCAACCTGGTGCGGTGGTGCCTGGAGTTCGACGACGTCGAGACCATCCGGGCCATTGCTGCTCGCGCTGCCGCGCTGCAGGTGCCCGGCGCCGACATCGACGCCTACGCCGACAAGCGGGCGCTGGTGGCCGACTCCGGGATTTTCGGTCCTGACCAGCTGCGACAGGTGATCTCCGACGAGATCGTGGCGCTGGGTCTGGGCGACGAGCCCCAACTGGCCGAATTCGTAACGCGCTAG
- a CDS encoding cation:proton antiporter domain-containing protein yields MTAESAFALTLLVLAYAVVSGIVVKWYVAPALIFVVAGLGLGPFGLNVIEVDYDAGTFTILAQLALTVILFNQAAELDLRNVLRRGHFSLRLILVGIPLTLVMGTVTALLILPVMPVWEAVCLAAIVAPSEVALIEALLEDRRIPESVRHAMSMESGCYDGFALAALFAGLALATDRSEADTPGWGWFLIKAEFLSLGAGALVGLLGGLAVASSYRRGWISEIWAQLATLALALLCFQVGEMFHGSGFVAAFAGGLAFAALAQRSGAEVPHQVPDAAGHLLELLVFALFGGAAMIIAWREADWRVVLFAVTAVFVVRVVAVWLALLRTEMPVRSRLFIGWFGPRGIGTVVLGLLVVKEGAIEQIDLITQTVVVTVTLSLVVHSATAPLGIRFVQRDRLAPRH; encoded by the coding sequence ATGACGGCCGAATCCGCCTTCGCCCTGACACTGCTGGTGCTGGCGTACGCAGTGGTGTCCGGAATCGTGGTCAAGTGGTACGTCGCGCCAGCCTTGATCTTCGTGGTCGCCGGCCTCGGACTCGGTCCGTTCGGCCTGAATGTCATCGAAGTCGATTACGACGCAGGTACATTCACCATCCTGGCGCAGTTGGCGCTGACCGTGATCCTGTTCAATCAGGCAGCGGAACTGGACCTGCGCAACGTGCTGCGGCGCGGCCACTTCAGCCTCCGGTTGATCCTCGTGGGAATTCCACTGACTTTGGTCATGGGCACAGTCACCGCGTTGTTGATCCTGCCGGTCATGCCGGTGTGGGAGGCCGTGTGCCTGGCAGCGATCGTCGCGCCGTCCGAGGTGGCTCTGATCGAGGCGCTACTGGAGGACCGCCGGATCCCGGAATCCGTCCGCCATGCAATGTCGATGGAAAGCGGCTGCTACGACGGATTCGCACTCGCTGCCCTGTTCGCCGGATTGGCCCTGGCGACAGATCGTTCCGAGGCCGACACCCCCGGATGGGGCTGGTTCCTGATCAAGGCGGAGTTCCTGTCGTTGGGGGCAGGTGCACTGGTCGGATTGCTCGGCGGCCTGGCCGTGGCCAGCTCCTACCGACGGGGCTGGATCAGTGAGATCTGGGCGCAGTTGGCGACGCTGGCACTGGCGCTGCTGTGCTTCCAGGTGGGGGAGATGTTCCACGGCAGCGGTTTCGTCGCCGCCTTTGCCGGCGGTCTGGCTTTTGCGGCGCTGGCGCAGCGAAGCGGCGCGGAGGTGCCGCACCAGGTGCCGGATGCCGCCGGGCATCTCCTGGAGTTGTTGGTGTTCGCGCTCTTCGGTGGGGCCGCGATGATCATCGCTTGGCGCGAGGCCGACTGGCGAGTGGTGCTGTTCGCCGTGACGGCGGTGTTCGTGGTCCGGGTGGTCGCGGTATGGCTGGCGCTGCTGCGCACCGAGATGCCCGTGCGCAGCCGACTGTTCATCGGGTGGTTCGGCCCGCGTGGCATCGGCACCGTGGTGCTCGGGTTACTTGTGGTCAAGGAAGGCGCCATCGAACAGATTGACCTCATCACCCAGACCGTGGTGGTGACCGTGACACTGAGTCTGGTGGTGCACAGTGCGACGGCGCCGCTGGGCATTCGGTTCGTCCAGCGGGACCGACTGGCGCCCCGGCATTGA
- a CDS encoding DUF732 domain-containing protein: MRAAVALAGALVATAIGMAPAAQADQIGYLVNVTVKPGYNFPNADAALQYGNLLCDRIRGGEPYPMLARSIKDYFHTDEYGASYLLSQATGELCPAQIWALRQSAGGYTPQP; encoded by the coding sequence ATGAGAGCGGCAGTGGCACTGGCTGGGGCATTGGTGGCAACAGCGATCGGGATGGCCCCCGCAGCGCAGGCCGACCAGATCGGCTACCTGGTCAACGTCACGGTCAAGCCGGGGTACAACTTCCCGAATGCCGACGCCGCACTGCAGTACGGCAACCTGCTGTGCGACCGGATCCGCGGCGGCGAGCCCTACCCGATGCTGGCCCGCTCGATCAAAGACTATTTCCACACCGATGAGTACGGCGCGTCGTACCTGCTGAGCCAGGCCACCGGTGAACTGTGCCCGGCGCAGATCTGGGCGCTGCGGCAGTCGGCCGGCGGCTACACACCCCAGCCCTAG
- a CDS encoding polysaccharide deacetylase family protein, which produces MLWLAPTAAADDVDCSVHKCVALTFDDGPGPYTDRLLQVLAADDARATFFLVGDKVAADPLAAKRIADAGMEIGNHTWSHPDLTTLPAAEVAAQLSSTTDALVQATGVRPAVMRPGFGMINDAVLAEVGRQGMAAINWDVVPYDWINDTDIAASRAILMEQIRPGSVVLLHDTFASTVDLVAQFLPVLRANGYHLVTVSDLLGPRVPGSNYGGRDNGPPARVLQDMP; this is translated from the coding sequence ATGCTGTGGCTGGCCCCGACGGCTGCGGCGGACGACGTCGACTGTTCGGTGCACAAATGTGTGGCGCTGACGTTCGATGACGGGCCCGGCCCGTACACCGACCGACTGCTTCAGGTGCTGGCTGCTGACGACGCCCGGGCCACCTTCTTCCTGGTGGGTGACAAGGTGGCCGCAGATCCTTTGGCAGCCAAGAGAATTGCCGATGCGGGGATGGAGATCGGCAATCACACCTGGAGCCATCCCGACCTGACGACCCTTCCCGCAGCCGAGGTCGCCGCGCAGCTGAGTTCGACCACCGACGCGCTGGTGCAGGCGACCGGCGTGCGGCCCGCTGTGATGCGACCCGGTTTCGGGATGATCAACGACGCGGTCCTGGCCGAGGTCGGGCGCCAGGGGATGGCGGCGATCAACTGGGACGTGGTGCCCTATGACTGGATCAACGACACCGACATCGCGGCGTCACGCGCAATCCTGATGGAACAGATCAGACCCGGCTCGGTGGTGCTGCTGCACGACACCTTCGCCTCCACCGTCGACCTGGTGGCGCAGTTCCTGCCGGTGTTGCGCGCCAACGGGTATCACCTCGTCACCGTCAGTGATCTCCTGGGACCACGCGTCCCCGGCAGCAACTACGGTGGCCGGGACAACGGTCCGCCGGCGCGCGTGCTACAAGACATGCCATGA
- a CDS encoding glycine hydroxymethyltransferase codes for MSVESDSYVAPGADYAATASEAYQAALRVIESVEPRVADATRKELADQRDSLKLIASENYASPAVLLTMGTWFSDKYAEGTVGHRFYAACQNVDTVEALAAEHARELFGAPYAYAQPHSGIDANLVAYWAILAAKVEAPGLADLGAKHVNDLSEADWESLRAKLGNQRLLGMSLDTGGHLTHGFRPNISGKMFHQRQYGTDPETGLLDYDAVAAAAREFKPLVLVAGYSAYPRRVNFAKMREIADEVGAVLFVDMAHFAGLVAGKVFTGDENPVPHAHITTTTTHKSLRGPRGGLVLATEEFAPFVDKGCPMVLGGPLSHVMAAKAVALAEARAPEFAVYAQRVADNAKALADGFLKRGAKLVTGGTDNHLVLLDVTSFGLTGRQAESALLDSGVVTNRNAVPNDPNGAWYTSGIRFGSPALTSRGFGADDFDRVAELVVEVLSHTQPEGTSKAKYSIADGVAAKVHAAASELLAANPLYPGLQL; via the coding sequence ATGAGTGTCGAGTCCGATTCGTACGTGGCCCCGGGGGCCGACTACGCCGCCACCGCCAGCGAGGCATACCAGGCCGCGCTGCGCGTCATCGAGTCCGTCGAACCCCGGGTTGCCGACGCCACCCGCAAAGAGCTTGCCGATCAACGTGATTCGCTGAAGCTCATAGCCAGCGAGAACTATGCCTCGCCTGCGGTGCTGCTGACCATGGGCACCTGGTTCTCCGACAAGTACGCCGAGGGCACCGTCGGGCACCGGTTCTACGCGGCCTGCCAGAACGTCGACACCGTGGAGGCGCTGGCCGCCGAACACGCCCGTGAGCTGTTCGGGGCCCCGTACGCCTACGCACAACCGCACTCCGGCATCGACGCCAACCTGGTGGCCTACTGGGCCATTCTGGCGGCCAAAGTCGAAGCGCCGGGCCTGGCTGACCTGGGCGCCAAGCACGTCAACGACCTGTCGGAAGCGGACTGGGAGAGCCTGCGGGCCAAGCTGGGCAACCAGCGGCTGCTGGGTATGTCCCTGGACACCGGCGGTCATCTCACGCACGGATTCCGGCCCAACATCTCCGGCAAGATGTTCCACCAACGCCAGTACGGCACCGACCCCGAGACCGGTCTGCTGGACTACGACGCGGTGGCCGCCGCTGCTCGCGAATTCAAGCCGCTTGTGCTGGTGGCCGGCTACTCCGCCTACCCGCGCCGGGTGAACTTCGCCAAGATGCGTGAGATCGCCGACGAGGTGGGCGCGGTCCTGTTCGTCGACATGGCACACTTCGCCGGCCTGGTGGCGGGCAAGGTCTTCACCGGTGACGAGAACCCGGTGCCGCACGCGCACATCACGACGACGACGACACACAAGTCGCTGCGTGGTCCGCGCGGTGGTCTGGTGCTGGCCACCGAGGAGTTCGCCCCGTTCGTCGACAAGGGCTGCCCGATGGTGCTCGGCGGTCCGCTGTCACATGTGATGGCCGCCAAAGCCGTGGCGCTGGCCGAGGCCCGTGCGCCGGAGTTCGCCGTGTACGCGCAGCGGGTGGCCGACAACGCCAAGGCGCTGGCCGACGGGTTCCTCAAGCGCGGCGCCAAGTTGGTCACCGGCGGCACCGACAACCACCTCGTGCTGCTGGACGTCACCTCGTTCGGCCTCACCGGCCGCCAGGCCGAAAGCGCCCTGCTGGACTCCGGTGTGGTGACCAACCGCAACGCCGTCCCCAACGACCCGAACGGCGCGTGGTACACCAGCGGTATCCGGTTCGGATCGCCCGCGCTGACCAGCCGCGGTTTCGGCGCCGACGACTTCGACCGGGTGGCGGAGTTGGTTGTCGAGGTCCTCTCCCACACTCAACCGGAGGGAACCTCGAAGGCGAAGTACTCCATCGCCGACGGAGTTGCGGCGAAGGTGCACGCTGCGGCGTCCGAGCTGCTGGCCGCCAACCCGCTGTATCCGGGCCTGCAGTTGTAA
- a CDS encoding DUF4245 domain-containing protein, translated as MTTEPQQTPGDAGQAVPALKEAKPRLLQDGRDMFWSMAPLVLGCILLAGLLGMCSFQPSGPTQGSVPTYDAEAALGSDAQTLGFPVRLPKLPEGWQANSGKRDGLDSARTDPATGQRTRALLSNVGYLTPDTKFMSLTQSNADEDRLVASILPGAYPTGAVDVGGRQWVVYQAVSENGRDEPLWTTRIGSTQLAITGAGSPEQFHTLAEATQSQSPLPDA; from the coding sequence GTGACGACGGAACCGCAGCAGACGCCGGGTGACGCGGGCCAGGCGGTCCCGGCACTCAAAGAGGCCAAGCCGCGGCTGCTGCAGGACGGTCGTGACATGTTCTGGTCCATGGCACCGCTGGTGCTGGGCTGCATCCTGCTGGCCGGTCTGCTGGGCATGTGTTCGTTCCAGCCCAGCGGGCCCACCCAGGGCTCCGTCCCGACCTACGACGCCGAGGCAGCGCTGGGCTCCGATGCGCAGACGCTGGGGTTTCCGGTCCGGCTGCCGAAGCTACCGGAGGGCTGGCAGGCCAACTCCGGCAAGCGTGACGGCCTCGACTCGGCGCGCACCGATCCGGCAACCGGCCAGCGCACCCGTGCGCTGCTGTCGAACGTCGGCTACCTGACGCCGGACACCAAGTTCATGAGCCTGACCCAGAGCAACGCCGACGAGGACCGGCTGGTCGCCTCGATCCTGCCCGGCGCGTACCCGACCGGTGCCGTCGACGTCGGCGGCCGCCAGTGGGTGGTTTACCAGGCGGTCTCCGAAAACGGCCGCGACGAACCGCTGTGGACCACCAGAATCGGATCCACCCAGTTGGCCATCACCGGAGCTGGGTCGCCGGAGCAGTTCCATACGCTGGCCGAAGCCACGCAGTCGCAGTCCCCGCTGCCTGACGCCTAG
- a CDS encoding nuclear transport factor 2 family protein, with translation METADLQDVLRRLDRLESESAVRAVKAHYMQWADEKRRLGMGELFWEDAVWEELDLTGQTVPGARWDGRDAIAQMFNESPERLHFTVHYLMNEEITVTGDTAVGRWKLLEPCTVRDETAVWQGGHYVDDFERRDGVWKIRHLRLTLDFQTPYHDGWLRTPFLESVQS, from the coding sequence ATGGAGACAGCTGATTTGCAGGATGTCCTGCGTCGGCTGGACCGTCTGGAATCCGAAAGCGCAGTGCGAGCGGTCAAGGCGCACTATATGCAGTGGGCTGATGAGAAACGCCGTCTCGGCATGGGCGAACTGTTCTGGGAAGACGCCGTGTGGGAGGAACTCGACCTCACCGGCCAGACCGTTCCCGGGGCGCGCTGGGACGGACGCGACGCGATCGCGCAGATGTTCAACGAGAGCCCGGAGCGGCTGCACTTCACCGTTCACTATCTGATGAACGAAGAGATCACCGTGACCGGCGATACCGCCGTTGGTCGGTGGAAACTGTTGGAGCCCTGCACTGTTCGTGACGAAACCGCAGTATGGCAGGGCGGCCACTACGTCGACGACTTCGAACGCCGCGACGGCGTCTGGAAGATCAGGCACCTACGGCTGACTCTGGACTTCCAGACCCCGTACCACGATGGTTGGCTACGGACGCCGTTCCTCGAGAGCGTGCAGTCATGA
- a CDS encoding cupin domain-containing protein produces MPEQIVGVTDGDTVTYPSGCSVVDSGLIADNSAAAGGGSGALSRGSAASAGGMWMGVSKLPPGHSSVPHHHADQTSLVCIVGGAMRFRVHGPDGVEEFSASAGQIAVIPGGLVHEEFNDLDVECLCVVTRNSEKPIVRNV; encoded by the coding sequence ATGCCAGAGCAGATCGTTGGGGTGACCGATGGCGACACAGTCACCTATCCCAGTGGTTGCAGTGTTGTCGACTCCGGATTGATCGCCGACAATTCCGCAGCGGCCGGTGGCGGGTCGGGCGCATTGTCACGCGGCTCGGCCGCGTCGGCGGGCGGAATGTGGATGGGGGTCAGCAAGCTCCCGCCCGGGCATTCGTCGGTGCCGCACCATCACGCCGACCAGACATCGCTGGTGTGCATTGTCGGAGGTGCCATGCGCTTTCGTGTGCACGGACCTGACGGCGTCGAGGAGTTCTCCGCCTCCGCTGGCCAGATCGCAGTCATACCAGGCGGTTTGGTGCACGAGGAGTTCAACGACCTCGACGTCGAATGCCTCTGCGTGGTGACTCGCAACAGCGAGAAGCCGATTGTCCGCAACGTCTGA
- a CDS encoding class II fumarate hydratase — MTADDAVEYRIEHDTMGEVRVPKNALWRAQTQRAVENFPISGRGLERTQIRALGLLKAACAQVNKDLGLLDAEKADAIIAAAGEIAEGLHDDQFPIDVFQTGSGTSSNMNANEVIASIAAAHGVTVHPNDHVNMSQSSNDTFPTATHIAATEAAVRHLIPALEVLHESLAAKAKQWRTTVKSGRTHLMDAVPVTLGQEFGGYARQVQAGIERVKATLPRLGELAIGGTAVGTGLNAPDDFGPKVVEVLVADTGLAELRVAEDHFEAQAARDGLVEASGALKTIAVSLTKIANDIRWMGSGPLTGLGELQLPDLQPGSSIMPGKVNPVIPEAVTQVAAQVIGNDAAVTVGGLSGAFELNVYIPMMARNILESFTLLANVSKLFAGRCIDGLVANEAHLLELAESSPSIVTPLNSAIGYEEAAAVAKQALKEKKTIRQTVIDRGLIGDKLSEAELDKRLDVLAMAKVKDGD; from the coding sequence ATGACCGCCGACGACGCCGTCGAGTACCGCATCGAGCACGACACCATGGGTGAAGTGCGCGTCCCCAAGAACGCGCTGTGGCGCGCCCAGACCCAACGCGCCGTGGAGAACTTCCCGATCTCCGGCCGGGGCCTGGAGCGCACCCAGATCCGCGCACTGGGCCTGCTGAAGGCAGCGTGCGCCCAGGTCAACAAAGACCTCGGACTACTCGACGCCGAGAAGGCCGACGCGATCATCGCCGCCGCCGGCGAGATCGCCGAGGGGTTGCACGACGACCAGTTCCCCATCGACGTCTTCCAGACCGGCTCGGGCACCAGCTCCAACATGAACGCCAACGAGGTCATCGCCTCCATCGCGGCGGCGCACGGCGTGACGGTGCACCCCAACGACCACGTGAACATGTCGCAGAGCTCCAATGACACGTTCCCCACCGCCACGCACATCGCCGCCACGGAAGCCGCTGTGCGGCATCTGATTCCGGCCCTGGAGGTACTGCACGAGTCGCTGGCGGCCAAGGCCAAGCAGTGGCGCACCACGGTCAAGTCCGGCCGCACCCATCTGATGGATGCCGTGCCGGTGACTCTGGGCCAGGAGTTCGGCGGCTACGCCCGCCAGGTGCAGGCCGGCATCGAGAGAGTGAAGGCGACACTGCCGCGCCTTGGTGAGCTCGCCATCGGCGGCACCGCCGTCGGCACCGGCCTCAACGCCCCCGACGACTTCGGCCCCAAGGTGGTCGAGGTGCTGGTGGCCGACACCGGGCTGGCCGAATTGCGGGTAGCCGAGGACCATTTCGAGGCTCAGGCAGCACGCGACGGCCTGGTCGAGGCGTCCGGTGCGTTGAAGACCATCGCGGTGTCACTGACCAAGATCGCCAACGACATCCGCTGGATGGGCTCGGGTCCGCTGACCGGCCTCGGCGAGCTGCAACTGCCCGACCTGCAGCCGGGCAGCTCGATCATGCCGGGCAAGGTCAACCCCGTCATCCCCGAGGCCGTCACCCAGGTGGCCGCCCAGGTGATCGGCAACGACGCGGCCGTCACCGTCGGTGGCCTCTCCGGCGCCTTCGAGCTCAACGTCTACATCCCGATGATGGCCCGCAACATTCTCGAGTCGTTCACGCTGCTGGCCAACGTCTCCAAACTGTTCGCCGGTCGCTGCATCGATGGTCTGGTGGCCAACGAGGCGCATCTGCTGGAGTTGGCCGAGTCGTCGCCGTCGATCGTGACGCCGCTGAACTCGGCGATCGGCTACGAGGAGGCCGCCGCGGTGGCCAAGCAGGCCCTCAAGGAGAAGAAGACCATCCGGCAGACGGTCATCGACCGGGGCCTGATCGGCGACAAGCTGTCCGAGGCCGAGCTGGACAAGCGCCTGGACGTGCTGGCCATGGCCAAGGTCAAAGACGGCGACTGA